From Girardinichthys multiradiatus isolate DD_20200921_A chromosome 3, DD_fGirMul_XY1, whole genome shotgun sequence, the proteins below share one genomic window:
- the tspan13a gene encoding tetraspanin-13a yields MVCGGFVCTKNALSALNVVYVMVGLLLIGVAAWGKWFGLVSSINVVAGVIGVGTFLLLVAFVGLCGALKHQQVLLFFYMVILFTVFVLQFSISCACLALNTDQQNKLLEVGWNKSEVTKKDVEKTLNCCGFSSVVYNSSCPAQCYTTPQTCDPCSSILQKYASEVLRFVGSIGLFFSFTEILGVWLTHKYRNLKDPRSNPGAFL; encoded by the exons ATGGTTTGCGGAGGATTCGTTTGCACCAAGAACGCGCTTTCTGCGCTAAACGTCGTTTATGTT ATGGTGGGTCTGCTGCTAATCGGAGTGGCGGCCTGGGGGAAATGGTTCGGCCTGGTCTCCAGCATCAACGTGGTGGCGGGGGTCATCGGAGTGGGCACCTTCCTGTTGCTGGTGGCCTTTGTGGGGCTTTGCGGCGCCCTGAAGCACCAGCAGGTCCTGCTCTTCTTT TACATGGTGATCCTGTTTACAGTGTTTGTGTTGCAGTTTTCCATCTCCTGCGCCTGTCTGGCTCTCAACACAGACCAACAG AACAAGCTGCTGGAGGTCGGTTGGAACAAGTCCGAGGTGACTAagaaagatgtggagaaaactCTAAACTGCTGTGGCTTCTCTTCTGTTGTTTACAACAGTTCCTGTCCCGCT CAATGCTACACCACCCCTCAGACCTGCGACCCTTGTTCCTCCATCCTGCAGAAGTACGCCAGCGAGGTGCTGCGCTTCGTGGGCAGTATTGGCCTCTTCTTCAGCTTCACTGAG ATTCTTGGAGTTTGGCTCACCCATAAATacagaaacctgaaggatccTCGATCAAACCCTGGAGCGTTTCTGtga